In Salmo trutta chromosome 37, fSalTru1.1, whole genome shotgun sequence, the following proteins share a genomic window:
- the si:dkey-82o10.4 gene encoding m-AAA protease-interacting protein 1, mitochondrial isoform X2, giving the protein MMQRFTRIATCRELRGLVTRSYVSSLASPLNRTYSTMPQQPLCRSLTSIYTCTAGPLGEPTTRCSLYNLRRQSEVFSHQKYRHYCTESENERKRTGGHGHHGITVVGIPDPLTWIRNKVHIYLIELYFQLGINSVEFDNGVKQMVVYAQQRCTALSETQRRHLAISLDDIIFILPEEVSIVFDSNGRKFCFIVMRFWHMSTADVPEDPESTKIFKMAVTEEDSPQKKIVTAVYEFHRELTRGAEPDWTVTNIWHWHWKQIG; this is encoded by the exons ATGATGCAGCGGTTTACACGTATCGCCACGTGCCGTGAGCTCCGTGGGTTGGTAACGCGATCATACGTGTCATCGCTGGCCTCCCCCTTGAATAGGACCTATTCCACAATGCCACAACAGCCCCTATGCCGTTCATTGACGTCTATCTATACGTGCACCGCGGGTCCGCTTGGAGAACCGACCACACGATGTAGCTTGTATAACTTGCGGCGACAAAGTGAGGTTTTCTCCCATCAGAAATACAGACACTACTGCACAGAGAGCGAGAATGAACGGAAGCGCACTGGCGGCCATGGTCATCATGGCATCACAGTTGTCGGCATCCCTGATCCACTCACGTGGATTCGGAATAAAGTCCACATCTACCTGATAGAACTCTATTTTCAATTGGGCATTAACAGTGTGGAATTTGACAATGGAGTCAAGCAG ATGGTGGTCTATGCGCAACAGAGGTGTACGGCTCTCTCCGAAACCCAAAGAAGACATCTAGCTATCTCATTGGACGATATTATATTTATTCTGCCAGAGGAAGTTTCCATAGTTTTTGATTCAAATG GTAGGAAGTTTTGCTTCATTGTGATGAGGTTCTGGCATATGTCCACTGCTGATGTTCCTGAGGACCCGGAGAGTACCAAGATCTTCAAAATGGCCGTCACTGAAGAAGACAGCCCACAGAAGAAGATAGTGACAGCTGTCTATGA atTCCACCGGGAGCTGACCAGGGGAGCTGAACCTGATTGGACAGTCACTAACATCTGGCACTGGCACTGGAAACAGATTGGGTGA
- the si:dkey-82o10.4 gene encoding m-AAA protease-interacting protein 1, mitochondrial isoform X1 — protein sequence MMQRFTRIATCRELRGLVTRSYVSSLASPLNRTYSTMPQQPLCRSLTSIYTCTAGPLGEPTTRCSLYNLRRQSEVFSHQKYRHYCTESENERKRTGGHGHHGITVVGIPDPLTWIRNKVHIYLIELYFQLGINSVEFDNGVKQALVHVSTMMSNGNFEELRGLVSTEMVVYAQQRCTALSETQRRHLAISLDDIIFILPEEVSIVFDSNGRKFCFIVMRFWHMSTADVPEDPESTKIFKMAVTEEDSPQKKIVTAVYEFHRELTRGAEPDWTVTNIWHWHWKQIG from the exons ATGATGCAGCGGTTTACACGTATCGCCACGTGCCGTGAGCTCCGTGGGTTGGTAACGCGATCATACGTGTCATCGCTGGCCTCCCCCTTGAATAGGACCTATTCCACAATGCCACAACAGCCCCTATGCCGTTCATTGACGTCTATCTATACGTGCACCGCGGGTCCGCTTGGAGAACCGACCACACGATGTAGCTTGTATAACTTGCGGCGACAAAGTGAGGTTTTCTCCCATCAGAAATACAGACACTACTGCACAGAGAGCGAGAATGAACGGAAGCGCACTGGCGGCCATGGTCATCATGGCATCACAGTTGTCGGCATCCCTGATCCACTCACGTGGATTCGGAATAAAGTCCACATCTACCTGATAGAACTCTATTTTCAATTGGGCATTAACAGTGTGGAATTTGACAATGGAGTCAAGCAG GCACTGGTTCATGTCTCCACCATGATGTCCAATGGCAACTTTGAGGAGCTGAGAGGGTTGGTATCAACTGAG ATGGTGGTCTATGCGCAACAGAGGTGTACGGCTCTCTCCGAAACCCAAAGAAGACATCTAGCTATCTCATTGGACGATATTATATTTATTCTGCCAGAGGAAGTTTCCATAGTTTTTGATTCAAATG GTAGGAAGTTTTGCTTCATTGTGATGAGGTTCTGGCATATGTCCACTGCTGATGTTCCTGAGGACCCGGAGAGTACCAAGATCTTCAAAATGGCCGTCACTGAAGAAGACAGCCCACAGAAGAAGATAGTGACAGCTGTCTATGA atTCCACCGGGAGCTGACCAGGGGAGCTGAACCTGATTGGACAGTCACTAACATCTGGCACTGGCACTGGAAACAGATTGGGTGA